Below is a genomic region from Nitrospira defluvii.
GGTTGGGTTCTCCCGTAACAAAAACGCCACGGCGTCGACGCGCACCACCGGCATAATGATCCCCTGCCCCTCCACCTCGTGCGAAAAGTCATAGACCAACGACTCTTCTTCGATCAGCCGTCCCGCCATCAACACCTCGATGTCGATCCGTTCCCCCTGCTGAAGCCTCGTCCTCAGATGCGCCGTCTCGTCACCCGCCAACGCAATCAGGGTGGCCGGGAGGTCTTCATGCTTGAACCGCACCGCGCCCCAACTGGTCCGAGTGAACTTCGGCCCCAGGGCCACGCGAAAGCCGCCTTCTTCCTCATCAAAACGCGACAGTTCCCCGAGCCAGGCAAAAGCCACCACCCACTGAAGGGCGCCGTTGCCTGTCCGATTCGCATCACGCTCACGGTTTAAGGAAAAGAGTCGTTCATCGTGGCCGGGATCATGGTGTCCTTGACCGTATACCGCGGCCCAGTCCGGTGAATGCCCATCCAACGCAGTGAGAAAGCGTTCGATCGATTCGGACTCAAGGAGCTGGTGACTTTGGGCGGGAAGGGAGGCGAGCGCGGCGGAAAATTCGCGATGCAACGGCTGCACACCGGATATTCCATCAGCCCGCACTGTCGCCGGCAGAAGGCAGGCCGGCACGAGCAGGGCCGTGGCAAGGAACATCCGCAGGATGCAGCGGTTCATAACTATCAGGCGACGGGGGCCGACAGGCGCTGAAATAACTCGCGAAGCTGTGCGGTTCCCGGATGGTCCCAGGACAACACCCCGGCATCGACCAACACCTGAAGTCGAGGGGTCGGATCCAGTCGAGGCAAGAGGTCTGCCGATACCTGGTGAGACTGTAACACCTGGGAGTAGACCGCCATCCATGACTCGGTCACGGCGCGCAGCCCCGGGTCGGTCGCCTTCATCCGCCCGAGCCGTACCTCCTGCAGTAATTTAATCAGGGGGTCCGATTGCAACAACGTCCCGATCGCACGACGCATCTGGTCTTCGGCCTGTTCCATTAGGCGCCCCATATCCTGTTCAATTCATCGAACAGGCGCCGGGACCACGTGGATCGCCACAGGACCCGCACCCGCCACCGGAATTGGACGTGACCGGCCACCCTCCGGTCGCCCCGACGCCAAAGGCTGAAAACTGCTTGTGTAACGACGTCGCGTTACAGGAGGGACAGGCGGGCACGGTGCTTCCCTGCACGAGAAGCTCAAAGCGATGGTTGCATTCCTGACAGACGTATTCGAAGATGGGCATGGGGTTGTACTCCTTGGGATGTCACGCATTATAAGTAAGGTCCGTTTCACTTCGCAATTACCAGCCGATGGGAGCCAACAGATGTGGTCAGAAGATAAATCGTTCGTGTTTCGCATCAGCCTTGAAGCACAATTTCCCGACGACTACGACGGCCCGCACGATGAACGGGCATGGCTTAGGGAATGGGAGACGCAGATCAAGCCGGTGTTGATTAAAAACCTCTTTGATACGCTGCGGGACTATCCGGCCTGGAAATCCCATGTTCGAAACCGGGGAATTTCGCCGACCGACGAGATCGAGGTGGCCATGGTACGTGATTTTTCCTCGGCTTCTTAAAAGAACCAGCGACCATGCGGCAGACGACTGATCAGGGTCTCTATATTCATGTGCCGTTCTGTCATCAGCGCTGTCACTTCTGCGCCTTTTATCTCGAAATTCACCACCCACACGCCGCGGTGGAATTCGTCGCCTCATTGCTGACAGAAGTGCGTCTCTACGCCGAGGATTCCCCCCTCGATCCTCGTCCATTAGGCTCAATCTATTTCGGCGGCGGAACGCCGACCACTCTGGACGCGGATCACCTGACACGGATCCTCTCTGCGGCCCGAGAGGCCTTTGGCCTCGAATCGGATGCCGAAGTGACTGTCGAGGCACACCCGGGATCAGTGACATCAGAGAGTCTGCGTGAACTCCGAAGCAGCGGCTTCACCCGTCTCAGCCTGGGGGCCGAATCCATGAACCAGAGCGAACTGGATCGGGTCGGACGCCCTGGCTCCCCGCTCAATACCAGGCAGGTCCTGACCACCGCGCGCGAAGCCGGCTTCGAGAATATCAATCTCGATCTGATGTACGGCTTGCCGGGGCAGACGGTGGCGAGTTGGAACAACTCGCTACAGGAGATCCTGGCCCTCAATCCCACTCACCTGTCGTGCTATGCTCTGACGGTAGAGGACGGCACGGCTCTGCAGACAGCCATCCTGCGAGGGAGGATCCCCGCCCCGGACGAGTCGCTTCAAAATGAGCTGGAAGATCTTGCCGAGACGACCCTCGCCGGAGCCGGTTATCGACGCTACGAGATTTCGAACTATTGCCGCCCCGGTTTTGCCAGTCGACACAACCGACTGCACTGGACCGGCGGGCACTATCTGGGACTGGGCCCGAGCGCCCAATCGTCTGTGGGCGGTCGACGATTCGGGAATGTGAGCAACCTGGCGGCGTACCATTCCTCCCTCCAGAACGGCCGGCTTCCGGTGTCGGAATCCGAACAACTCAGTCGCGCCCACCAGGCGTGCGATCGCCTGATCTTCGGGCTTCGCCTCACGGAAGGTGTGGCATTGAATGAGATCAATGCCTTGTCCTTCCGTGGACTCGCAGGCACCATTGACCGGTTGGCGGCCGACCGTCTCCTGGAGCGCAACGGCCATGTCGTGCGCCTCGCCGCTCGAGGTCGACGTTATGCGGATACTGTGGCGGTCGCCCTGCTCGCCGGGATCGAGGAGGCACCTCACAGCGCCTCTGCTCTTGACTTCTCTCCTCTGCCGCGTCAACAGTGTACAGAAGCTGCGGACGACATTGTCGTCGGGCGAGAAGCTGCATCCCCCTAGTCGACGAGTGTGAGGAGGCCTGTGCGATGCCGGTCAATATGGATCCCAGCAAACGCCGCCGCCGCCAGCCTGTTGAAGAACAACCGGCGGCCGCGGCCGGGCAAGACACTGCAGAAGTCAGGAAATTCGGTGAGGATACGGAAGCAGATCGTGAGAAGGCGATTGCCGAAGCGGAACTGAAAAATCTGTGGGATGCCACTGAAGTCATCGACATGGATAGCTGGTAGACCAAAATCCGCGACAGGACACAGGCTCCCGCACATCCCCCAGCCCCTTATCGAATTTCACAGATCAGCTTCTGATCACACCACGTCGATGACCTCGCCCCCCACCCGCAACGCCCTTTTCCACCCGTTTCACCTCTGTTCTCCCGAAACCCTGGAGCGCCTGCTCTCCCAGTACGACTCCATCCATTTCCGGGATTACATGGCGCTTCGGCTGACACCGTTGATGGGTACCACGGCGTACCAAGACCGCATGGGCGACGACCACCCGACCCTCGTTACCGGCGGCCAAATCGTACAGGGGTATCAGGTCTCAGGGCCTTTGGATGCGGCCGCTGTAGCAGAGATCGACCGTGACCTCACCGACCCTTCATGGCGCGCCTTGTTCCACACAGGCCTTCGAGAGGATCGTCGTTTTCAGCGCGGCCTCTTTGACTTGACCCACGCCATGCAAATCGGCGGCATGCTGGTCCCAGGTCCGGCCGCGTTACTCCGCCTGCTGGAGCCGGAACGAGCCACTACTCACTGCACGGTCGCGCTGGTGCAAGCACTGGCGAAGCCCGGTCTGACGCTGGGCGACGCCTATCGCTTCGAGTACGGCCTCGCCCTGGTTAAGACGGCCGCGGCCCAGGTCTATACGATTCGTCTTGCCCAAGCACATAACCTGACACCCGTCACCGATTCTCGCACCCACCACACCTTGTTGGACCGAAGTCTGACGCGGGAGCACCGCGATCTTCCACACGAATACCTCCGGCGATGATGCCCGACACAGAGTGGTTGCGCTCAGCCCCATCTCACCTGGTACACTCCACTCCCGACGAGACGAGCGCATGAGCACCCTTACTCCCGTCATAACCCCCGAAGCTCTCGACACGACCGACGTAGGCACCGGTGACGATCTGGAAGCCCGCGTGATCGTCTTCAATTGCGAGTGCCATACGTACCAACAAGTCATCACCTTGTTCTGCAAATATATTCCAGGCATGAACTCCTCCCGGGCTTTTGAATTAGCCTGGCGCATCGATCATGAAGGACAGGCGACGGTCTACTCCGGTGCGCGAAAGCTGGCTGAGGACATCGGCGCCAAACTGGCCGCCGGAGGATTACGAGTCGGAGTTCAGTAGGGAGGAAGGGGGATGTGCGCTGGTCTGCGCCGACCGAGTCGACGCAGACGCCGGTTATTTGGTGCGCTTTTGGGGCGCAGCGGACTTCGTGGATTTCACTTTGGTTGCCGGAGCAGCCAGCGCGGCAGGCTTCTTGGAACTCCCCTTCGCACTGCCGTGGGTAGCTTGCGCGCTTTTCGCTGCCTTGGCCGGGACTTGGGCCGCCTTCTGTTCCTGCGCAGCCGCTGCCTTGTAATACGACTTGTTGAGTTTGCTCAGCATCTCGCCGTTCAACACGCGAACCTGATACAGCTCGAACAGCTTGCTGATGGCCTTGGGATCACCCTTTCGGGCCAGACCCAACAAGCGTCGCCGTTGGTTCATTTCTTCTTCTTCAGTATGAGACGCTGCTCGTCGCTCCATAGCGCTCCTTTCACGGAATGCCTGAGACCCAATGCCCTCATCCGCCACATCGCCGGATGAAATGCTTCAAACTATAACAGATTCGGCCTAGCCAGTACTACACAAACCTGCGCCAGGAAGAGAAAAACTTATGCGCCGGCACACAGAGCAGGGTGGTCGGCCCCCTCCTCCGGTTGTAGATATCGGACGAAGAGCTCTATAATTCCGCTTCAGATCAACCACGAGACAAAGGAGCCTCCAATGCAACATGCTGCCCCGGTCGATACAGCAGTGACGGTCGCCGACGACCCCCAAGCCCGCGCCCTGCTTCGGCAAGCCTTTGAAAGCACCGCGCGCTGGCAGCCGGACTTTCGCGGGTTCTCAGCCGACCTGACCGTCAATACCAACGGCCAGCTGGTGAGTGGCACCGTCGTCGTCAAAGGGCCGCGTGAAGTGACGGTGCAATTGCCCGACGAAACCATCCAAAAATGGGCCCAAGAACAGATCGGCATGATCACCGTGCACCGCGCGCCCCGCAAGTTTGAGGAATCGGACGGCAAACATCGTCTCACGATGGAAGCAGGCGACCAACATCCGCTCGGCCGCCGCCTCGACATCCATGGCGACGGCATGCAGTCTTTTTATCGGATCAAAGATAACCGTATCACGCAGATCAACCGGAAAATGCCCCATGTCGCGTTCACGATCAACGTGGAGGAAAGCAGCACGACGCAGGACCAGAAGCAACTGACCACGAAGTACACCGTCTATTATTTCGCGCCGAAGGACGGCACACTTCGCAACGTGGAGAGTTTTACGGACACCCATGTGCGTGTCGGCGCGTCCGACCTTCCTGCGACACGGCGGATCATCTCCTATGAAAACGGCACCGTACTCGTACGGACGCTGACCTTCAGCAACCACAAACTGTTGGCGTGATGGATTTACGTACGACGTTTCCGCGCAGCATGAAGACGAGGTTGGCCGGCTACGTGCATCTGGCACGGATGATCGACAAGTGCCGCGCGGTATTGGCCGGTACTGAAGGGGAGTACATCTATCCCTGCCCGATGGATGAACGGCTACTGGACTATGCCGGCATCACGGCCGAACAATTCACGGCGGCGGTGAAGGCCAATCAGACCGATGACGGGGTGGTGGAGTGGTTTCGACGCACCGCCACCCCGCATGGGGAAGCGGAGCGTGAGGCATGGAACGGGAAGTTGCTCGAGCGCGGGCCGAGTTCGCCCGAGAGTGCCGCAAAATTCAAGACGTACCGTGATGCAGTGGATCCCTCCCGCACGGACATCACGGCCTGGTCGGATCTGCAAGACCTGGAGGAAGGCAGGCCCGTTCCTCGCAGAAGATAGTGCCTCACTGGCGTAATCAACTGGCATGCGGCGATTGATTACGTATGCATCCTGTTCCCTCCTTTTCGTAGCGGACCTTCGAGCGTATCCGAACAGATCCACTGTATCCCTCCCGATACGTTCCCGTTCCATCGTAGAGGCCTGCAATACAAGTCCATCGGAGTTCATCGATATCCGCGCCATTCGTGCTGGCCTCATCTTTCTGGAAATTCTCCTCAGGCCAATTTCATAGGAACCAGACCTGGCACGTGAATGGCATACTGGTTTGGTCACTCGCACAATGACAATGCTCCGCTTTCAACCCATCGGCAGGAGGTACGTACATGGCCCTCATTCAACAGAATCTCGTTCCCGGCACCGGCGACCACCTGATTACGCTCGACACAGACACCAACCTTGAATGGCTCAGCCTGAACGCGACGGCCAATCTGTCCTACCTGGAGGTCTTGGGCGGCGCCGGCGGCTATACCACCACCTACGGCTTTCGTTATGCCACGGGGCAGGAAATCAGCCTGCTTCACCAACATGCCGGCATTACGAAATTCGGCCTGACACAAACCGTGCCCTTTCCTCAGAGCAATCATGTCGCGATGGAAACGCTCATCGAATTGATGGGCGGCGCAGCGCTGTATCCCTCGGTCTCCAGCGGGTCGGTTCTGGTTCAAACACAGGGCATGATGAAATTTCGTGGAGCGGGCGTTCCAACGCCGATGACGCCCATGAGCGTCGTACAGCTCTGGCTGTTCAAGAACAACCCTACCAGCTCCTATGCGGACAGCAATCCGGGCCGACCGGCCGGCACCCGAATTCCTGAAATTGCCTCGTACCTGGTACGCAATCGCGTTGTGCCCGTTGGTGGCGTCTTTCGCGGAAAGTCGGCTCGCAAGACACGTGGAACCAAGAAGAAGTCCTGATCCCATCCGCCACTCTCGTCCCCTGAAGTCGGTCACACGACTTCAGGGGACGCCCGCCACCACACGAGTAGCTACAGTCTCCTAAAACTGGCTTGCCCAGCGATTGATTTGTCTTCCGGAGAAGCATAGGCTATTGATGATGCGGACGCGGTACGCGGCGGCGGCAGCACTCCGATTACACTCCACCCCGTCTTCCTGAGGGCCTCATGAAACGTCTTCTCTGTCCAGTGCCACATTCCTCTCAAGATTGTCATAGCCACAAGACCGGAAGGGCGCCAACCCAGCCATGGTGACATCATGAAAACCACCGCACCGCGCGACCAATCCCGCTTTGCACCAGACACGGCCTCGAACGGCTCAGTCTCCCCGAAGAACCTGCTCATCGCCGTCGACGACTCGAATGCCACGACCCGAGCCCTCCAGTATGTTGGAAGACTGCTCCGCGAGACGCCGAATGTGAGCATCACCTTGTTTCATGTGTTAAACCCCATGCCCCGCGAATTGATGGAACATGGCGGCTCGGAAAATCCGGACATGGAGCATCAACTCGGCGAACAACTCCGCAAAGACCAGCAAGAATGGATGCACATGGAGGAGACCCTGGAATATCCCATCCTCGAAAGGGCGCTTGAGCGACTCAGGGACACGGGGTTTCCGACCGACCGAGTGACGCTGAAATTGGGATACGCGGGCGATGTCGTCGACACGATTCTGGATGAAGTCCGCTCCGGCGGCTATGGCACCCTCGTGGTCACCAGGCACGGCCCACCGGGCGCGGCACGCCTCTTCAGCAGCAGCATTGCCGATCGTCTGTCACGAGACCTCTCCGGCATCGCGCTCTGGGTGATCGAGTAGGGCCAGGCCGACCATCGTGACAGGCCCCTCTCCTCTGTCGTCTCCGAGCCAGATCCTGGAATTCACCCTCGATTCACACTCCCCACCCCGATGCTCGCCGCAAGCAATCCGATGATCGAATCACGTCGTAGTATGAACAGCGGTCGGGAAACCGGCCGGTGTGACACACAGCAGCTTCAGAGATCACAGGAGGAATGACATGACCGTTGAGACGATTCCAGCAGCCGTGCAGCAGTACTTTGCCGCCATCGGGAAGAAGGATGCAGATTCCTGGGTCAGCTGTTTTCATGAGGAGGGAATCAGCTACGAACCAGGAGCACCGACAGCACTACAGGGGCATGCGGCGCTGGGTCAATTCATCCGCGGCGTGCTTGCCCTGTTCCAAACCATTGAGTTGACGGCGGATCATGTCTTCGTCACGGGCAACCGCACGGCGGTCAAATTCACGGGCCGCGGACGAGGCAACAACGGACGCGATGTTCTCATAGAAGGCATCGATGTATTCGAGATCAATGAGAACGGAAAAATCCACACCATGTGGGGCTACTGGAACCCCGCCGCGATGATGGCGCAACTGCAGGGGTGAGGAGAACCGGCCAGAAGGAATCTGCTTCATCCAGCTGAGAATCGGATCATTTGACATAAAGCCCCGCACGATTCTGATGAAGCGGATGCAAGGCGATAGTTCATTCAACGGATACTTCGGCGTATGCAGCGGCATTCGCTACCCTTCCGCGCAGCATCTTTCGCCAAAGCTCAAGACGCCGCTTCGAGGGTATATCGGCCCAAGGTACCAGGACGATGCCTGCCTTCAGGTAGTCGCCGCGAGCACGCATTGCATCATAATTTTCTTTGGCAGTGACTATATGAACACGCTCATAATCAATAACCGTGCAAATAAACTCCTCTGCATTTGGAGATTCAGCTGTTCTGTGGCGATCAACAAGTGCTGTAAGGGTCGTCTGAATTCTCATGTAGTGCTCAAGACGAAGATCCACGCCCTGTGTGACGACAGCTTGCTGCGACACTCTTCCAGTGAAATTACGAAGCCTTAGCTTCACGCTATCGGCCATGATGTGCGTGTACCATCCACGTGCTCGGCTCGGACTGACATTCGGACGTCGAGCAAGCCACATAACCTCTTCATAAATGGACACTAGCGCCGCGCGTAGTTCAGGATCAATGTCAGTGCACGCTCCACTACGCCTCGGCCAAGCTTGCTTGCTCACTTCATCTCTCCGAGAAAGGTGGCCCGCTTGGTCTCCTACTGCGCGCGTCCAACGAGGGCCTTCTGAGGCCGCGCGTTGCGCGAGCAAGGGAGACTAACGGGCCACCTTCTTTCCGTCCTTACACGCCCCACTTATCAAAAGAGGGTGGGCTGGCGGGTCCTCCACTACGCGCACGAGCACCTTTCTTCAAAACTCCTTCGGAGCTTGTCTATTCTTCCACCACCAGGAGGGGCCGTCGGGGTGGTTCCAATTGCGCGCGTCCAACGAGGGGAGTCTTCGACCGCGCGTTGCGCGACCTAAGGGAGACCAACGAGCCGCTCTCTCCGCGATTTTCCCCTCGCTTAACCAGGAGGGTGGGCTGGCGGGTCCTCGACTGCGCGCGTCCAACGAGAGCCTCTCTTCTTTCCACTTCCCTGAAAGGATGAGGTCGGGCAGTCCTTCCCTGCGCGCATGGGACGAGCACCGTCTTCGTGTGCGCGTTCTGTGAGCAAGAAGGACTGCCCGATCTCGTCCTTCCCCTCCTACTTCCACCCCTCCCCACTCATCCCACCGCCCATGCCGCCGAAGTTCCCGCCGAATCCGCCTTGTCCGCTTCCCCAATACTGTCCCTTCCGGATGCGGCCATAGGGATGCCGCAGATCCGGACGGCTGAGCCACCAGAGAAACCACAAGGCGCCGCTGGCCGTGGTGACGGTGATCCAGAACCCCAGTCCGCGAAAGTGTGCCTTCTTCGTGGTACCGACGCGAATCTCCTGTGAGACAGACGCCAAGGCCACGACCGTGCGATAGAGCCCTTCGTCGAAATGCCCGTTCTTAATCGCGGGGTCGAGATACTCGTGTCCGACCTTGCCGACGACCTCCCCGCCCATCACCGGGATCATGCGCCGCCCCATGGTGACTGCCGCCTGCCGCTCCTGCACAGCCAACAGGATCAACACCCCATGTTCATCCTGGGCGGAGCCAATGCCCCATTTTTGGTAGAGCCCCATCGCATAGTCGTTGGCCGACGGATAGGGCTTCAGTGTGGGCACGGTCACCACGACCATTTCGACACCGGTCTTTCGTTCAAGGTCCTGACAGACCGAACGAATCCTCGCGCGCCAGTCCGCCTCGATGACCCCGGCATGGTCGCTGACGTAGCCCTGCGGATCGTAGTTGGGAATCGGCTCCCTCGCATGAGCCGACGAAGCCGCCATCGTCAACCAGGCGACCCACAGTCCTACCATGAGGCGGATCATCGTCTTGCCTCTCCTCTTCATCGCGGCGTCACCATCCCGTTGGAATCGACCACAGCCATCAACGCGGCGAGATTGTCGGCATACCGCTCGTACAGCCGCGGGACCTCGACCGGCCCTGGAGAAATAATCCCTCGCTTGAGTTCCAACACATCGCCGAGTCCGACAAGGTCCAGGCCTGTCATCGCGCGAATGCCGGTGAGCAACGCATCGGACTGATAGAGGGCCGGCTGGCCTGCCAGACGCTGCAAGCCACGCAAACAGGGCAGGAGCGCCGTCAACGATAACGGCAGCAACATGGTCATCGCTTCTTCCGTACCGCCGCCTTCAATATACCGTTGCCGCAGCCGCACCAGATTCCCCTGAATGCTCTGTTGCACCTGGTAGGCCAAATGCGTCCGGTCGATGTGCAGGCCGATAAACGGATCCCGCCCCCAGAGCACGCGATGTTGTTCCTGAATCTCCAGATACTCCAGCGGGAACAGGCAGCGAGGCCTGGTGAGTTCCGCCTCCGTCACCACTAACGGCACGACGAACTGTTCACGACTCCATCGTTTGTGGGCTTTGGCATAGCGCTTTATCGCCTCCCGTTCATAACCGGAGAGCATCAAGAGGAGATTGAGATTGGAACGGCCCGGCAGAAATTCCCCTCCCACCGCGCTCCCGTACAGGAGAATGCCTTCCAATTGTGGGCCGAGCAATGAGGTCGTCTCCTTAACGTATCGCTGCAGGAGCTGCTGAACTTCGGATGGGACATCGAGTGCGGTTGGTTGGGTCACAAACACCTCTGCTGTGTGGCTACGGAGTTCATCAGGCGCACTATCTCACAGATCACGACAGAACATATCACCACAGGAGGCTCAAAACGTTCGCCCGCAAGGCCGCAGCCAAGTGAGGAGCCGAGGCGTATCCTTGCGGTACGTTGAGGTTCTGAACGAGGCGAGAACGCCGCTGGCGGACGTTTTCAGCCTCCTGCGACCTGAGCGCGTGGATCGGGCAGCAATCCCGCAGCCATAACCCGATCCAATAATGAAAACGGTGGCTGGTTCCGTAACCCCGCCGTGGTCGTGAGCACTCGATAACGAAGCCGCGCATTGCGGTCAAGAGTCCTGAACACCCGATCGCGCAACATGGCCAGGAGCGGATTGCCTGTATTCCAAAACCGGCATTGTTCATCCGCCAACCGCTGCAACATCATGACCTGCGGCCGTCTTGCGACTTCAAAGACGCGCAAAGCTCCCGCAGAAACATCGTTGGCCTTCAGCCAGCCGGGAATGAGATCAGCCACCGTTACCGCATCCACCATGGCTTGCATCCGTCCCTGCGAGGCATGGGGATTCATCGCATGAGCGGCATCGCCGATGAGCAAGGCGCCGTCCGCTACCCATCGATCCGTTCTGACTCGCCCGGTCGGCATATAGCCCGTCTGATTCCAGTCGACGAGCCCCGGCACGATGGCCTCCATACCCGGATCGATCCGCACCCACGCACGCCGCAACGCCTCAAGCCCTTGAGCCTTCACGGCTTCATACGATCCGGCCTTGATCATATAAAACGCATAGACCTGCTGCCCCGCAGCGGGAAACAAACCCAGAATTTCCCGCGTGCCGACGAGATACCGTGCTTCCTCAAAGCCCGCCGGAGCCTTGAGAATCGCGATGAGGTAACTCTCGGGATACCGATAGAGATCCGCCTGGATGCCGAGGCAGTCCCGCACTTTCGAGAAGGCGCCATCCGCCCCGACCACGAGGCGCGCCGACACCTCCACCGGCTCGCCGTGACAGGTGGCATGCAAGCCGACCACGCGCCTGCCGTCGAAGCGAAGTCCGGTAAACGTGCTGTCATACCAAAGCCCCCCGGGATTCTGCTGCTCCAACGCCTTGAGAATGGCATGGTGCGCCACATTCGGGAGGGTGACCACGGCACGATTGTAGGGAGCGGGAAGGTCACTGTAGTCGATCGTGCAAAGCCGTTCCCCGCCGGACCGGCAGAAATTGAATCGATGCACCGATCGCACGGCCTGAGCCGGCAGTGTGTCGAGCACCCCCAAGCGATCAAGCACGCGCTGGCCATTCGGCTGCAAAATTTCGCCGCGCAGCCCCTGCGGCGGGCCGGCTGCCCGCTCGAGCACCACAGAACGAATGCCCTGCTGGGCAAGCATCAGCGCCAGCACGGCACCTCCGCCACCCGCACCGACGATCGCCACGTCCGTTTCAATTATTGCCTGCGCCATGGCTCTCGTCCTACTCCGTCCACACGACAAATCGTTCGTGATCGTTCCACATGGTCAGGAACTTGTCCCGAGCCTTCGCGGTCAACCGTGCGTCGGTAATGACATCGAGCCGCTCATCATTGTACCGGTTGCCGCTCGTCGTGTGGTTCGCCGACCCGGAGGTATTGATCGCATCGTCGATCACCACCTGCTTGAGGTGCATCAACCCATCATGCCGATTAATACGGACGGGCACACCGGCCAGCCGTAAGGCATTCACCGCGCTGTGCTGCTTCGGATCGGTCAGCCGTTCGCGATCGGTGATCACCCGCACATCCACCCCGCGATGTTTTGCCGCCACCAACGCCTTCACCACCGAGGGCGCAGTCAAACCATACACCGACACATAGATATATCTGGTCGCTCGGGCGTACAAACCCACC
It encodes:
- a CDS encoding DUF5069 domain-containing protein; the protein is MDLRTTFPRSMKTRLAGYVHLARMIDKCRAVLAGTEGEYIYPCPMDERLLDYAGITAEQFTAAVKANQTDDGVVEWFRRTATPHGEAEREAWNGKLLERGPSSPESAAKFKTYRDAVDPSRTDITAWSDLQDLEEGRPVPRRR
- a CDS encoding nuclear transport factor 2 family protein — its product is MTVETIPAAVQQYFAAIGKKDADSWVSCFHEEGISYEPGAPTALQGHAALGQFIRGVLALFQTIELTADHVFVTGNRTAVKFTGRGRGNNGRDVLIEGIDVFEINENGKIHTMWGYWNPAAMMAQLQG
- a CDS encoding FAD-dependent monooxygenase, translating into MAQAIIETDVAIVGAGGGGAVLALMLAQQGIRSVVLERAAGPPQGLRGEILQPNGQRVLDRLGVLDTLPAQAVRSVHRFNFCRSGGERLCTIDYSDLPAPYNRAVVTLPNVAHHAILKALEQQNPGGLWYDSTFTGLRFDGRRVVGLHATCHGEPVEVSARLVVGADGAFSKVRDCLGIQADLYRYPESYLIAILKAPAGFEEARYLVGTREILGLFPAAGQQVYAFYMIKAGSYEAVKAQGLEALRRAWVRIDPGMEAIVPGLVDWNQTGYMPTGRVRTDRWVADGALLIGDAAHAMNPHASQGRMQAMVDAVTVADLIPGWLKANDVSAGALRVFEVARRPQVMMLQRLADEQCRFWNTGNPLLAMLRDRVFRTLDRNARLRYRVLTTTAGLRNQPPFSLLDRVMAAGLLPDPRAQVAGG
- a CDS encoding TPM domain-containing protein, translating into MIRLMVGLWVAWLTMAASSAHAREPIPNYDPQGYVSDHAGVIEADWRARIRSVCQDLERKTGVEMVVVTVPTLKPYPSANDYAMGLYQKWGIGSAQDEHGVLILLAVQERQAAVTMGRRMIPVMGGEVVGKVGHEYLDPAIKNGHFDEGLYRTVVALASVSQEIRVGTTKKAHFRGLGFWITVTTASGALWFLWWLSRPDLRHPYGRIRKGQYWGSGQGGFGGNFGGMGGGMSGEGWK
- a CDS encoding DUF3386 domain-containing protein, yielding MQHAAPVDTAVTVADDPQARALLRQAFESTARWQPDFRGFSADLTVNTNGQLVSGTVVVKGPREVTVQLPDETIQKWAQEQIGMITVHRAPRKFEESDGKHRLTMEAGDQHPLGRRLDIHGDGMQSFYRIKDNRITQINRKMPHVAFTINVEESSTTQDQKQLTTKYTVYYFAPKDGTLRNVESFTDTHVRVGASDLPATRRIISYENGTVLVRTLTFSNHKLLA
- a CDS encoding ATP-dependent Clp protease adaptor ClpS; the protein is MSTLTPVITPEALDTTDVGTGDDLEARVIVFNCECHTYQQVITLFCKYIPGMNSSRAFELAWRIDHEGQATVYSGARKLAEDIGAKLAAGGLRVGVQ
- a CDS encoding FmdB family zinc ribbon protein, which translates into the protein MPIFEYVCQECNHRFELLVQGSTVPACPSCNATSLHKQFSAFGVGATGGWPVTSNSGGGCGSCGDPRGPGACSMN
- a CDS encoding universal stress protein, which encodes MKTTAPRDQSRFAPDTASNGSVSPKNLLIAVDDSNATTRALQYVGRLLRETPNVSITLFHVLNPMPRELMEHGGSENPDMEHQLGEQLRKDQQEWMHMEETLEYPILERALERLRDTGFPTDRVTLKLGYAGDVVDTILDEVRSGGYGTLVVTRHGPPGAARLFSSSIADRLSRDLSGIALWVIE
- a CDS encoding phospholipase D-like domain-containing protein, which translates into the protein MSRPTCLLPIAVIVAGCVCVPQPSVCASATIDVYYAPEDHPIDRVVGLYARATRYIYVSVYGLTAPSVVKALVAAKHRGVDVRVITDRERLTDPKQHSAVNALRLAGVPVRINRHDGLMHLKQVVIDDAINTSGSANHTTSGNRYNDERLDVITDARLTAKARDKFLTMWNDHERFVVWTE
- the hemW gene encoding radical SAM family heme chaperone HemW gives rise to the protein MRQTTDQGLYIHVPFCHQRCHFCAFYLEIHHPHAAVEFVASLLTEVRLYAEDSPLDPRPLGSIYFGGGTPTTLDADHLTRILSAAREAFGLESDAEVTVEAHPGSVTSESLRELRSSGFTRLSLGAESMNQSELDRVGRPGSPLNTRQVLTTAREAGFENINLDLMYGLPGQTVASWNNSLQEILALNPTHLSCYALTVEDGTALQTAILRGRIPAPDESLQNELEDLAETTLAGAGYRRYEISNYCRPGFASRHNRLHWTGGHYLGLGPSAQSSVGGRRFGNVSNLAAYHSSLQNGRLPVSESEQLSRAHQACDRLIFGLRLTEGVALNEINALSFRGLAGTIDRLAADRLLERNGHVVRLAARGRRYADTVAVALLAGIEEAPHSASALDFSPLPRQQCTEAADDIVVGREAASP